Proteins encoded together in one Marinobacter salsuginis window:
- a CDS encoding LysM peptidoglycan-binding domain-containing protein, with product MRKLLYALAATTLLITSWAHAAPELRSDHPERYTVVKGDTLWDISARFLNNPWYWPEIWHVNPQVANPHLIYPGDRLALVYIDGKPRITKVASSDVVKLSPKVRSEPIDTPIPAIPLDAIGSFLTDTRIVSPEEINGAPYVLEGEDGRIITGAGDKLYARGEKPADKVGIFRRSKEFRDPETGEFLGLEARSIARGDVARENGDVLTVNLTSSSEEVRIGDRLMVSEDRRLTTSFVPSAPDQDVEGQMISVDGGVSQIGQFDVVAINRGTREGLEAGNVMAVLKSGNLVRDPVTGETIELPSERAGLLMVFQAYEKMSYGLVLQATRALTVGDKVTNP from the coding sequence ATGAGGAAACTGCTGTACGCTCTGGCAGCAACTACGCTGCTTATAACCTCCTGGGCCCATGCTGCACCGGAGCTGCGGTCCGATCATCCCGAGCGTTACACCGTTGTGAAGGGTGACACCCTCTGGGACATCTCGGCCCGTTTTCTGAATAATCCCTGGTACTGGCCGGAAATATGGCATGTGAACCCGCAGGTCGCCAACCCTCACCTTATTTATCCTGGTGATCGCCTTGCCCTGGTTTACATCGACGGCAAACCCCGAATTACCAAGGTGGCCAGCAGCGATGTGGTGAAGCTGTCGCCGAAGGTTCGGTCCGAGCCCATCGACACGCCGATCCCGGCTATCCCGCTGGATGCCATTGGCAGCTTCCTCACCGACACCCGTATTGTCAGCCCGGAAGAAATCAATGGCGCCCCTTACGTTCTGGAAGGGGAAGATGGCCGGATTATTACCGGTGCCGGCGACAAACTCTATGCCCGTGGCGAGAAGCCTGCGGACAAAGTGGGTATCTTCCGCCGCAGCAAGGAGTTCCGCGACCCGGAAACTGGCGAATTCCTTGGTCTGGAGGCCCGGAGTATTGCCCGTGGTGACGTGGCCCGGGAAAACGGCGACGTGCTGACCGTAAATCTGACCAGCTCCAGCGAAGAAGTTCGCATTGGTGACCGGCTGATGGTGAGCGAAGACCGTCGTCTGACCACCAGCTTTGTGCCCAGCGCTCCTGACCAGGATGTGGAAGGACAGATGATCTCCGTCGACGGCGGTGTGAGCCAGATCGGTCAGTTCGATGTGGTGGCCATCAACCGAGGTACCCGCGAAGGGCTGGAAGCGGGCAACGTGATGGCCGTGCTGAAAAGCGGCAATCTGGTTCGCGATCCGGTAACCGGAGAAACCATCGAACTGCCCTCCGAGCGTGCCGGGCTGCTGATGGTATTCCAGGCCTACGAAAAAATGAGCTACGGCCTGGTACTTCAGGCCACCCGTGCTTTGACAGTGGGTGACAAGGTTACCAACCCCTGA
- the dprA gene encoding DNA-processing protein DprA produces MFSSATAQWLFLTCLPDVGRARRRELLTEFPDLPRLLSMNAATLRAMGMTADATAAIQAWQKQDDAHPAVREVRAIRDNCCKHGIGILTWPDSHYPEQLRHIHDAPLVLYTLGDTGLMARDQIGIIGSRKATPAGLDHARRFAAELSSRELLVTSGLALGVDGAAHAGALVTGFPTIAVVGRGLDRIYPHQHRRLGERVIQHGLMISEYPPGTPARAAHFPQRNRIISGLSRGVLVVEAGLRSGSLITARMALEQGREVFAIPGSVHSPVARGCHHLIKQGARLVETVDDILEELGAWWSAPLKASPDSAPEPKPQGKGLLAGLDSREIAVFEALGYDPQSTDALSSATGLPADQLMQSLLLLELQGLISSAPGGYQKVA; encoded by the coding sequence GTGTTTTCCTCTGCCACAGCCCAATGGCTGTTTCTGACATGCCTGCCAGACGTTGGCCGTGCCCGTCGGCGTGAACTGCTGACAGAATTTCCTGACCTGCCCCGACTCCTTTCAATGAATGCCGCCACCTTGCGGGCCATGGGCATGACTGCAGACGCCACGGCGGCAATCCAGGCCTGGCAAAAGCAGGATGATGCCCATCCGGCGGTACGCGAGGTCCGGGCGATCAGGGACAATTGCTGCAAGCATGGCATCGGGATTCTGACCTGGCCGGATAGTCATTACCCGGAGCAGTTGCGGCACATCCACGACGCGCCCCTGGTGCTGTATACCCTCGGTGATACGGGGCTTATGGCCCGGGACCAGATCGGCATAATCGGCAGCCGGAAGGCCACGCCGGCCGGCCTGGACCATGCCCGACGGTTTGCTGCGGAACTCAGTTCCCGGGAATTACTGGTGACCAGTGGTCTGGCGCTTGGTGTTGATGGTGCTGCCCACGCCGGTGCGCTCGTTACCGGGTTTCCGACCATCGCGGTAGTTGGTCGCGGCCTGGACCGCATCTACCCCCATCAGCATCGACGGCTTGGTGAGCGGGTCATTCAGCATGGTCTGATGATTTCCGAGTATCCCCCCGGTACGCCGGCACGAGCCGCCCACTTTCCCCAGCGCAACCGTATTATCAGCGGCCTGAGCCGAGGCGTGCTGGTGGTGGAGGCGGGTCTGCGCAGTGGCTCCCTGATTACTGCGCGAATGGCGTTGGAACAGGGGCGTGAAGTTTTCGCTATTCCCGGGTCGGTGCACAGTCCGGTTGCCCGGGGCTGTCATCACTTGATCAAACAGGGGGCTCGACTGGTTGAGACGGTGGACGACATTCTCGAAGAGTTGGGTGCCTGGTGGTCTGCGCCGCTTAAGGCCAGCCCTGACTCGGCGCCAGAGCCAAAGCCGCAGGGTAAAGGACTCCTGGCCGGATTGGACAGCCGGGAAATCGCGGTGTTTGAGGCTTTAGGGTATGATCCACAATCAACCGATGCACTGAGTTCAGCGACCGGTCTCCCTGCCGACCAGCTCATGCAGTCCCTGTTGCTTCTCGAGTTGCAGGGGCTCATCAGTTCGGCTCCGGGGGGCTATCAGAAAGTCGCGTGA
- a CDS encoding L-threonylcarbamoyladenylate synthase, with protein MPDSHPLSDWQLHCARRTIFSGGVIAYPTEAVWGLGCDPWDQEAVERILELKQRPVEKGVILVASSVDQIRFLLEPLSQALQDEAERYWPGPVTCLLPDVERQIPEWVRGKHTSIAVRVSEHPVVGALCKAAGMPLVSTSCNPAGRQPARHIWQVRRYFGDQLDWIVPGALGGNRKPSRIIDIVSGQQLR; from the coding sequence ATGCCCGATTCCCATCCCCTTTCTGACTGGCAACTGCATTGTGCCCGCCGCACGATTTTCAGTGGCGGTGTTATCGCCTATCCTACCGAGGCTGTCTGGGGCCTGGGTTGTGATCCCTGGGATCAGGAGGCGGTGGAGCGGATTCTGGAGCTGAAGCAGCGCCCGGTTGAGAAAGGCGTGATTCTGGTGGCTTCGTCTGTCGACCAGATCCGCTTCCTTCTGGAGCCCCTGTCTCAGGCGCTTCAAGACGAGGCAGAGCGCTACTGGCCGGGACCTGTGACCTGCCTCCTGCCCGATGTCGAGCGGCAGATCCCGGAATGGGTGCGCGGGAAGCACACCTCCATCGCGGTGCGGGTCAGCGAGCACCCCGTGGTGGGCGCCCTGTGTAAGGCGGCGGGAATGCCCCTGGTTTCCACCTCCTGCAACCCGGCAGGGCGCCAGCCGGCCCGGCATATCTGGCAAGTCCGGCGCTATTTCGGCGATCAGCTTGACTGGATCGTGCCCGGCGCATTGGGCGGTAATCGCAAACCCAGCCGTATTATTGATATTGTCAGCGGTCAGCAACTTCGTTAG